From Glycine soja cultivar W05 chromosome 4, ASM419377v2, whole genome shotgun sequence, the proteins below share one genomic window:
- the LOC114408605 gene encoding protein SHI RELATED SEQUENCE 1-like, which yields MAGFFSLGGTQNKEEEEVEKGDKNNLLLLRNEEIYNNKGGFEIWPQSSSSYHLSNYFAFGVGPSRRNRSEDVSLCVSEDESTRFGLSVMRTGGSSSSSMSMNCQDCGNQAKKDCAHLRCRTCCKSRGFQCQTHVKSTWVPAAKRRERHQQLAELQLQQQFRGVGDNIPKRHHPDTTTSTQLASAPQPVTGLELGQFPAEVSTSASFRCVRVSAVDASDEQYAYQTSVNIGGHVFKGFLYDQGPESSYTGAAAEGSSGGEPQQLGFITAAATTATTSGNSPFDPSLYPAPLNAFMAGTQFFQPPRS from the exons ATGGCTGGTTTCTTCTCTCTAGGTGGGACACAAAACAAGGAAGAAGAGGAAGTAGAAAAAGGAGACAAGAATAACCTATTGCTGTTGAGGAACGAGGAGATCTACAACAACAAGGGTGGGTTCGAGATATGGCCACAGTCGTCGTCGTCGTATCACTTGAGCAACTACTTTGCGTTTGGAGTGGGTCCTAGTCGCAGGAACAGGTCGGAGGATGTTTCATTGTGCGTGTCGGAGGATGAGTCTACGAGATTTGGATTAAGTGTGATGAGGACTGGAggaagcagcagcagcagcatgaGCATGAACTGTCAGGACTGTGGGAACCAAGCCAAGAAAGACTGCGCGCATCTTAGATGCAGGACTTGCTGTAAGAGCCGAGGGTTTCAGTGTCAGACCCACGTCAAGAGCACTTGGGTTCCCGCAGCCAAGCGCCGCGAACGACACCAACAACTCGCTGAGTTGCAGCTACAACAACAATTCCGTGGAGTAGGAGACAATATTCCTAAACGACATCATCCAGATACTACTACTAGTACTCAACTTGCCTCCGCTCCACAACCCGTTACAG GGTTAGAGCTGGGACAATTCCCAGCTGAAGTGAGCACTTCGGCGTCGTTTCGGTGTGTGAGAGTGAGCGCAGTGGACGCTTCAGATGAACAGTATGCGTATCAAACCTCTGTCAACATCGGAGGACATGTTTTCAAGGGATTTCTCTACGATCAAGGTCCTGAAAGTTCTTACACTGGTGCAGCAGCTGAGGGTTCCTCCGGTGGTGAACCTCAACAACTTGGTTTTATAACCGCCGCCGCAACCACAGCCACAACAAGTGGGAACAGCCCATTTGACCCTTCACTTTACCCAGCTCCGTTGAATGCTTTCATGGCTGGTACGCAATTCTTCCAACCCCCAAGGTCCTAA
- the LOC114408603 gene encoding floral homeotic protein DEFICIENS-like translates to MARGKIQIKRIENNTNRQVTYSKRRNGLFKKANELTVLCDAKVSIIMFSSTGKLHQYISPSTSTKQFFDQYQMTLGVDLWNSHYENMQENLKKLKEVNRNLRKEIRQRMGDCLNELGMEDLKLLEEEMDKAAKVVRERKYKVITNQIDTQRKKFNNEKEVHNRLLHDLDAKAEDPRFALIDNGGEYESVIGFSNLGPRMFALSIQPSHPSAHSGGAGSDLTTYPLLF, encoded by the exons ATGGCTAGAGGAAAGATCCAGATCAAGAGGATAGAGAACAACACCAACCGCCAGGTCACTTACTCTAAACGACGGAATGGCCTTTTCAAGAAGGCCAACGAGCTTACCGTTCTCTGCGATGCCAAGGTTTCTATTATTATGTTCTCCAGCACTGGAAAACTCCACCAGTACATCAGCCCCTCCACCTC aACAAAGCAGTTCTTCGATCAATACCAGATGACTCTGGGAGTTGATCTCTGGAACTCTCATTACGag AATATGCAAGAGAACTTGAAGAAACTGAAAGAGGTGAATAGGAATCTTCGTAAGGAGATTAG GCAGAGAATGGGAGATTGTCTGAACGAGCTGGGCATGGAAGATCTCAAGCTCCTTGAGGAAGAAATGGACAAGGCCGCCAAGGTTGTTCGTGAGCGTAAG TATAAGGTGATAACAAATCAGATTGACACCCAGaggaaaaag TTTAATAACGAGAAAGAAGTGCACAACAGGCTCCTGCATGACTTG GATGCAAAAGCAGAAGATCCACGTTTTGCATTGATAGATAATGGAGGGGAGTATGAGTCTGTGATCGGATTCTCAAATTTAGGTCCACGCATGTTCGCATTGAGCATACAACCAAGCCATCCTAGTGCCCATAGCGGAGGAGCAGGCTCTGATCTTACCACTTACCCTTTACTTTTCTAG
- the LOC114408604 gene encoding S-type anion channel SLAH4-like encodes MATQASRSEIEVVVDTTTSNDNNNEEPTSLSLTSSLNSILTKFHAGYFRISLSLGGQALLWKTLIESSSSPTHDTSAALRRVLCTLPSAAAILALWSLALFALVLLSLLYLLRCLFYFKMVKAEFLHPVGVNYLFAPWISWLLLLQSAPFVAPTTATYLVLWWVFAVPVVVLDVKIYGQWFTKGKRFLSTVANPTSQMSVIGNLVGAQAAANMGWKESAVCLFSLGMVHYLVLFVTLYQRLSGGDRLPVLLRPVFFLFFAAPSVASLAWESIVGTFDTASKMLFFLSLFLFTSLICRPTLFRRSMRRFNVAWWAYSFPITALALVSADYAQEVKGTFSHILMLFLLALSVLVSLALTLFTLLNSKMLLPDNDPIIASLLIS; translated from the exons ATGGCAACCCAAGCTTCACGATCCGAGATTGAGGTTGTGGTAGACACGACCACCTCCAACGATAACAACAATGAGGAACCAACCTCGTTGTCCTTAACGTCGTCCCTGAATTCTATACTAACAAAATTCCATGCAGGTTACTTCAGAATAAGCCTCTCCCTCGGTGGCCAAGCTTTGTTGTGGAAGACACTGAtcgaatcatcatcatcaccaacaCACGACACAAGCGCCGCTCTACGACGCGTTCTTTGCACGCTTCCTTCCGCAGCAGCTATTCTTGCACTGTGGTCGTTGGCTCTCTTTGCTCTCGTGTTGCTCTCTCTTCTTTACCTCCTACGGTGCTTGTTTTACTTTAAGATGGTAAAGGCGGAGTTCTTGCATCCCGTAGGGGTTAACTACCTCTTCGCTCCGTGGATTTCGTGGCTTCTATTGCTTCAATCGGCGCCATTCGTGGCGCCAACAACAGCAACCTACTTGGTTCTGTGGTGGGTGTTCGCGGTGCCGGTGGTGGTGCTGGACGTGAAGATCTACGGGCAGTGGTTCACGAAGGGGAAGAGGTTTTTGTCGACGGTGGCGAATCCGACCAGCCAGATGTCGGTGATAGGGAACTTGGTCGGGGCACAAGCTGCGGCGAACATGGGTTGGAAAGAGAGTGCAGTATGCTTGTTTTCGCTGGGGATGGTGCATTACTTGGTGCTGTTTGTTACGCTCTATCAGCGCTTGTCCGGTGGAGATCGCCTTCCGGTGTTGttgaggccggttttcttcttgttctttgCAGCACCTAGTGTGGCAAGCTTGGCTTGGGAATCCATTGTTGGCACCTTTGATACTGCTTCCAAGATGCTCTTCTTTCTCTCCCTATTCCTCTTCACGTCACTG ATTTGCAGGCCAACCCTGTTCAGGAGATCTATGAGAAGGTTCAATGTTGCTTGGTGGGCTTATTCCTTTCCTATTACAGCACTTGCTCTGGTTTCAGCGGATTATGCACAGGAAGTCAAAGGAACATTTTCGCACATCCTAATGCTCTTTCTGTTAGCCCTTTCAGTTCTTGTCTCCCTTGCTCTAACGTTGTTCACTCTGCTCAACTCTAAGATGCTTCTACCAGATAACGATCCTATTATTGCAAGCTTGCTCATTAGTTAA
- the LOC114408602 gene encoding uncharacterized protein LOC114408602: protein MGALTSFASWIPEDDLLLKNAVEAGASLESLAKGAVQFSRKYSLKEIQDRWYSLLYDPVISAEAAAGMTNFELSASPLPSKFYRFGHLKERKVVSATRKSESVRNLYYARCKRIRNSMLTSMDLSFLVDSENGNYAVHGSDPLSGNCMPEGGTSNHFSSLDPAQYAFPENLMDDNVASDRVAAGVFCHGVDNAVEENFPVELKSVLKEEPQIFEDNVPLDGVVEDLDVPNELAIDGWIGDDGLERMPLSTLDHINNDPGNMCPEFDENNVFDSELECGTSFNLSSLHEMPVWRTDESIQEHDLPCDGFNDPIACGDAYLEELSNSLLHFSSEEEQILMDVDGDEGIDKSYFDGLTSLLQNSTNDINSDQISKKDETESLMASQAHVINQSVSCHKELDDNSGSSSRGLQVVHKLEFQMSSSVSTTDPQFPELINESMPCSINTEHQEIPENDDVFLPFDVPPVIFPPSSKLIFKVSNKPISSSVIKHRASERGKTLMHVEKKNPAAPHVSFQMMESPCFPGPVGGSKVKCELPANHAAHTVSRSSVIVSGGLGGNDAANTTDALLHANKKEEATSICLAKDPSNHVANSFMKKSAADSKDFRNHPQPNGSSMKNEQDLPLPLQDELQRAELGYSDVLESELVANPPALDEEEQYIESDDELPSYSDVEAMVLDMDLDPHDHQDSYYNEEVSRYQHVESKRAIMRLEQGSHSCIQRAIDSHGAFAILYSRHSKHYIKKPEVLLGRATESVPVDIDLGKGGHGNAISRRQAIIKMAKDGTFYIKNFGKSSILVNSKEVHTGQSQRLHSNCLVEVRGMPLIFDINQSRVKQYLDYISDHSQTF, encoded by the exons ATGGGAGCTCTCACTTCATTCGCCTCTTGGATTCCCGAGGACGATCTTCTTCTCAAGAACGCCGTTGAG GCTGGTGCTTCACTAGAATCGCTTGCGAAAGGTGCAGTGCAGTTTTCTCGAAAATATAGTCTTAAAGAGATACAGGATCGGTGGTATTCTCTCCTCTATGATCCTGTCATTTCTGCTGAAGCCGCGGCCGGTATGACAAACTTTGAGCTTTCGGCTTCGCCTCTCCCATCAAAGTTCTATAGGTTTGGACACTTGAAAGAACGGAAAGTTGTTTCTGCTACAAGAAAGTCCGAGAGTGTTCGCAATTTGTATTATGCCAGGTGCAAAAGAATCCGCAATAGCATGTTAACTTCCATGGACTTAAGTTTTCTAGTTGATTCGGAAAATGGTAACTATGCAGTGCATGGGAGTGATCCTTTATCTGGAAACTGCATGCCTGAAGGTGGAACTTCTAATCATTTTTCAAGTCTTGATCCTGCTCAGTATGCTTTTCCTGAAAATTTGATGGATGATAATGTTGCTTCTGATAGAGTTGCTGCTGGTGTGTTTTGCCATGGAGTTGACAATGCAGTTGAAGAGAATTTCCCTGTCGAGCTAAAGAGTGTACTTAAGGAAGAACCTCAGATTTTTGAAGACAATGTGCCTTTGGATGGAGTTGTTGAGGATTTGGATGTTCCTAATGAATTGGCTATAGATGGGTGGATTGGAGACGATGGTTTAGAGAGAATGCCTTTGTCCACATTGGATCATATCAACAATGACCCTGGAAATATGTGTCCTGAGTTTGATGAAAACAATGTATTTGATTCAGAGTTAGAGTGTGGAACATCATTTAACTTATCTTCACTTCATGAAATGCCAGTCTGGAGGACAGATGAGAGCATTCAAGAACACGATTTGCCATGTGATGGTTTTAATGATCCTATTGCTTGTGGGGATGCTTATTTGGAAGAACTGTCCAATTCTCTCCTCCACTTCAGTAGCGAGGAAGAACAGATTCTGATGGATGTTGATGGAGATGAAGGGATTGACAAGTCTTACTTTGATGGTCTGacttcactactacaaaattcTACAAATGATATTAATTCAGATCAGATCTCTAAAAAGGATGAAACAGAGTCGTTAATGGCCTCACAGGCACATGTTATAAATCAGTCAGTTTCATGTCACAAAGAATTGGATGACAACTCGGGGTCAAGCTCTCGTGGTTTACAAGTAGTTCACAAATTAGAGTTCCAAATGTCATCTTCTGTCTCGACTACAGACCCCCAATTTCCTGAACTAATTAATGAAAGTATGCCCTGTTCAATAAACACCGAGCACCAAGAAATTCCAGAAAATGATGACGTTTTTCTACCATTTGATGTGCCTCCTGTCATATTTCCCCCTTcatctaaattaattttcaaagtaTCCAATAAACCAATTTCTTCATCTGTTATTAAGCATAGAGCTAGTGAAAGAGgtaaaactttgatgcatgtaGAAAAGAAAAACCCTGCAGCACCTCATGTATCTTTTCAGATGATGGAATCTCCTTGCTTCCCAGGACCTGTTGGTGGTTCTAAGGTAAAATGTGAGTTGCCTGCTAATCATGCAGCACACACAGTGTCTAGGAGTTCTGTTATTGTTTCTGGTGGCTTAGGTGGAAATGATGCTGCAAACACAACAGATGCTCTTTTGCATGcaaataaaaaggaagaagCTACCAGCATTTGCTTGGCAAAGGATCCAAGCAATCATGTGGCAAATTCCTTCATGAAGAAATCAGCTGCTGATTCTAAAGACTTCAGAAATCATCCCCAACCTAATGGTTCTAGCATGAAAAATGAACAAGATTTACCCTTGCCACTTCAAGATGAGTTGCAACGTGCTGAACTGGGATACTCAGATGTTCTTGAGTCAGAGCTGGTGGCAAATCCTCCAGCATTAGATGAGGAAGAGCAATATATAGAGAGTGACGATGAGCTTCCTTCTTATTCTGACGTAGAGGCAATG GTACTTGATATGGACCTGGATCCTCATGATCACCAGGATTCTTATTATAATGAGGAAG TATCAAGATATCAACATGTGGAAAGTAAGAGAGCTATCATGAGGCTGGAACAAGGTTCCCATTCTTGTATTCAAAGAGCCATTGATTCACATGGAGCATTTGCCATTTTGTACAGTCGCCACTCAAAGCATTATATTAAGAAACCCGAG GTTTTACTTGGACGAGCAACTGAAAGTGTTCCTGTGGACATTGACTTGGGCAAAGGAGGGCATGGCAATGCAATATCTCGACGTCAG GCAATTATAAAGATGGCTAAAGATGGCACATTCTACATCAAAAACTTTGGCAAGAGTTCAATCCTTGTAAATAGCAAAGAAGTGCACACTGGTCAGTCTCAAAGACTGCATTCCAATTGTCTGGTTGAG GTGAGGGGCATGCCTTTGATATTTGACATAAATCAAAGTCGTGTGAAGCAGTACCTGGATTACATTTCTGACCATTCTCAGACCTTTTAG